In bacterium 336/3, the following proteins share a genomic window:
- a CDS encoding 3-phosphoshikimate 1-carboxyvinyltransferase: MYLSISKKNIKETIELPASKSESNRTLLIEALAQFQGVEVQNTQLSNISEARDTQTLQRLLASKDKTLDVLDAGTTMRFLTAFCTVTNRETILTGTPRMKERPIHILVEALMDLGAEIEYLEKRGFPPIHIKHFKQTKKQIEVESNISSQYISALLMIAPVLEQGLEITLKNAVASKPYIEMTLALMSHFGIHHIWNNHEIHIEPQKYQLQAYTIEADWSAASYWYSVVAISEKATIFLPHLKETSLQGDKAIVEIMKNFGVETKFEKDGILITKTENSVENNQSYDFTHCPDLAQTIVALCVAKNISFLAKGVESLKIKETNRLLALKNEVAKFGFDFQEQTDGSWLLRKVKEVQNIDNTQINTYEDHRMAMAFAPLAMLYLLEIEQADEVVKKSYPHFWKEIQKLS, translated from the coding sequence ATGTATTTATCTATTTCGAAAAAAAATATCAAAGAAACCATAGAATTACCAGCCTCCAAAAGTGAAAGTAATAGAACTTTACTTATTGAAGCATTGGCTCAATTTCAAGGTGTTGAAGTTCAGAACACACAACTATCTAATATTTCGGAGGCAAGAGATACCCAGACATTACAGCGTTTGTTGGCATCCAAAGACAAAACTTTAGATGTATTGGATGCTGGAACAACCATGCGTTTCTTGACAGCTTTTTGTACCGTTACTAATAGAGAAACAATCTTGACTGGAACGCCTAGAATGAAAGAACGCCCCATTCATATTTTAGTTGAGGCTCTTATGGATTTAGGTGCTGAAATAGAATATCTTGAAAAAAGGGGCTTTCCACCTATTCATATTAAACATTTTAAACAAACCAAAAAGCAGATAGAAGTTGAAAGCAATATAAGTAGTCAATATATTTCAGCTTTATTAATGATAGCTCCAGTGTTGGAACAAGGTTTAGAAATAACCCTTAAAAATGCAGTGGCTTCCAAGCCTTATATCGAAATGACACTTGCCTTGATGAGCCATTTTGGGATACATCATATTTGGAACAATCATGAAATTCATATCGAACCACAAAAATATCAGCTACAAGCTTATACAATTGAAGCAGATTGGTCAGCAGCAAGTTATTGGTATAGTGTAGTAGCTATTTCCGAAAAAGCGACCATCTTTTTACCACATTTGAAAGAAACCTCACTACAAGGTGATAAAGCAATTGTAGAAATTATGAAGAACTTTGGTGTAGAAACCAAATTTGAGAAAGATGGGATTTTGATTACTAAAACTGAAAATTCAGTAGAAAATAATCAAAGCTATGATTTTACGCATTGTCCCGATTTAGCTCAAACCATTGTAGCGTTGTGTGTAGCCAAAAATATTAGTTTTTTAGCAAAAGGAGTAGAAAGCCTTAAAATCAAAGAAACAAATCGCTTACTGGCCCTAAAGAATGAAGTCGCTAAATTTGGCTTTGATTTTCAAGAGCAAACAGATGGGAGTTGGTTGTTAAGAAAAGTTAAAGAAGTTCAAAATATTGATAATACACAAATTAATACCTACGAAGACCACCGAATGGCTATGGCATTTGCTCCTTTAGCTATGTTGTATCTTTTGGAAATAGAACAAGCTGATGAAGTGGTAAAGAAATCCTACCCTCATTTTTGGAAAGAAATACAAAAGCTCTCCTGA
- a CDS encoding 4-hydroxy-3-methylbut-2-enyl diphosphate reductase produces the protein MKVNIDKNSGYCFGVEYAITMAEEELQESQKLYCLGDIVHNDKEVKRLAQKGLTIIDREQLATIHDCKVLIRAHGEPPETYQIALQNNIELIDASCPVVLKLQNRIKSAYDKAKEMQGQIVIYGKKGHAEVIGLSGQTNKEAIIVTTEEDLDLIDYSKPIVLFSQTTKSTEGFYKMKELIEKRIEEKGFTENLALFDANDSICRQVSNREPQLEKFSQDNDVIIFVSGKKSSNGKSLFLVCQRYNIKSYFVEDEQEIQPIWFSPEDKVGICGATSTPMWLMEKVKEKIEELDLISA, from the coding sequence ATGAAAGTTAATATTGATAAAAACTCTGGATATTGTTTTGGAGTAGAGTATGCTATCACAATGGCAGAAGAGGAATTACAAGAATCTCAGAAACTATATTGTCTGGGCGATATTGTACACAATGACAAAGAAGTAAAAAGGCTAGCCCAAAAAGGACTTACTATTATTGATAGAGAACAATTAGCCACCATTCACGACTGTAAAGTCCTCATCAGAGCCCATGGTGAACCCCCAGAAACTTATCAAATAGCACTTCAAAATAATATAGAACTCATAGATGCTTCTTGTCCTGTAGTTCTCAAATTACAAAATCGAATAAAATCGGCATACGATAAAGCCAAAGAAATGCAAGGGCAAATTGTGATTTATGGTAAAAAAGGACATGCTGAAGTGATTGGCCTTTCAGGACAAACCAATAAAGAAGCTATTATCGTTACAACTGAAGAAGATTTAGACTTGATAGATTATTCCAAGCCAATCGTTTTATTTAGTCAAACAACCAAAAGTACAGAGGGCTTCTATAAAATGAAGGAGTTGATTGAAAAACGTATTGAAGAAAAAGGATTTACGGAAAATTTAGCTCTATTTGATGCCAATGATAGTATTTGTCGACAAGTGTCGAACAGAGAACCTCAATTAGAGAAATTCTCTCAAGACAATGATGTAATTATTTTTGTAAGTGGTAAAAAAAGCTCCAATGGGAAATCTTTGTTTCTGGTATGCCAAAGATATAATATAAAGAGTTACTTTGTTGAGGATGAGCAAGAAATACAGCCTATATGGTTCTCTCCTGAAGACAAAGTAGGAATCTGTGGAGCAACTTCTACTCCTATGTGGCTCATGGAAAAAGTAAAAGAGAAAATAGAAGAGTTAGATTTAATTAGTGCTTAA